In Marinitoga litoralis, the genomic stretch CAAATAATGGATGATGGAAGATTAACAGATTCACAAGGAAGAGTAGTAGACTTTAGAAATTCTATTATCATTATGACAAGTAATTTGGGTAGTGAAGTTATTAATAAGACTAAGAGATTTATGGGATTTGTAGATGAAGAAACGGAAGAAAGTAAATATAAGGAAATAAAGCAATCTGTTATGGAAGAAGTAAAAAAAGCATTTAAACCAGAATTTTTAAATAGATTAGATGAAATGGTAGTTTTCCATTCATTAACTAAGAATGATATGAAAGAAATAATAAAAATCCAATTAAATGATTTAGAGAAAAGATTAAAGGAAAAAGATTTACATATAAGATTAAAGGATGAAGCAGTTGATTTTCTTATTGAAAAAGGGTTTGATCCGATTTTTGGTGCTAGACCATTAAAAAGAGCTATTCAAAGATATTTAGAAGATCCTTTAGCAGAAGAAATATTAAAAGGTAGATTTAAAGAAGGAGATAAAGTAATTATTGAAGTGAAAAAAGGAAATATATATTTTAAAAAAGGAAGAACTACGGCTAAACAAAAGCAGAAGGTGCTATAATGGCTAAAAAGAATCAAAATTATTTTGTTTGTTCAGATTGTGGATATGAAAGTACAAAATGGTTTGCAAAATGTCCTTCATGTAATGAATGGAATACCGCGGTAGAATATACCGCGGATATTTCTAATGATAATACAAATATAAATGTCGAACCTTCAGAAATATTATTTTTAAACGATGAAATTAAAGAACCTATAAAAATTGATACTGGTTTTAAAGAATTAAACGAAATATTAAAAGGTGGATTAGTAGAAAGTGCAGTATATTTACTTGCCGGTGAGCCCGGTATTGGTAAAAGTACATTTTTAACACAATTATCTTCAAATATTGCGGAAAAAAAATCTGTTATATATGTTTCCGGGGAAGAATCTGCTGAACAAGTATTTCAAAGGTTTAAAAGGATAGGATTAAAGAGTAATAAGAAAAATATAGGATTAGTTTTTGAAAACTCATTAGAAAAATTAATTTCATTAATAGAAAAATTAGATAATATACCTGATATACTATTAATTGATTCTATACAAACTATAAAATCTTATAATTTTTCTTCTTATGCTGGTAGTGTTTTGCAAGTAAAAGAGGTTACTAGATATTTATCAGAATATTGTAAGAAAAAGGGGATTACATTAATTATAGTAGGACATGTAACAAAAGATGGATTAATAGCGGGACCTAAAATTTTAGAACATATGGTAGACGCAGTGTTGCAATTTGAGTTAGAAAAAACTTCCGGACTTAGAATGTTAAGAATATTAAAGAATAGATATGGGCCTACTGATGAAATATTAATGTTTGAAATGACTCAAAAAGGTTTAAATCCAATATCGGAATATACTCAATATTTTTTAAAAGATTACAAAAATGCATCAGGGAATGTTTTGACTATAGTAAAAGAAGGAAGTAAATTAATACCCATAGAAATTCAAGCATTGGTTAGTAAGCCAGTTTATGGTAATCCAAGAAGAGTAACTTCAGGTGCTCCATTAGATAGATTACTAATGATTATTGCTGTTTTGAGTAAAAGATTAAGATTACCAATTGAGTCTAAAGATATATTCTTAAGCACTGCGGGAGGATTCAAAATATCTGATACATCAAGTGATTTAGCAATTGCATATGCTTTACTTTCTTCTCTTTTTGATATATCAACTAGTAGCTCAATAATTGTTTTTGGTGAAATTGGACTTGATGGAAATATCAGAAATATACGAGACTTAGAAAAAAGAATAGAATTTGCTAATAAACTAGGAATAGAAAAAATTGTAATACCTAATTTTAAAGTAAAATATGACAATGTAATTTCTATATCAAATTTAAATGATTTAGTAAAAAAATTTTTCGCATGATGGAGTGATAATATGAAAGAAATATTTATAGAAGTATTAAACTTACTTGCTCCTGGAAAAAAACTTAGAAATGGTATTGACTTAATAATTTCTGCGAATTTAGGCGCTTTGATATTTTTAACTGATAACGCAGAAGAACATATGAATAATGGTTTAATACAATTAGGTTTTGTTATAGACGTGGATTTTGAACCAGAAAGATTATATGAATTAGCCAAAATGGATGGGGCAATTGTTTTGAATAAGGATGCTACTAGGATATTATATGCAAATGTCCAATTAAACCCTTCAAGTGATATACCAAGTTTTCAAACGGGAATGAGACATAGAACTGCTGAAAGAATGGCTAAACAAACAAATGAAGTACTTATTGCTGTATCAAAAAGAAGAAATCAAGTTTCTTTGTATAAGGGGAATTTTAGTAGAGTATTATATCCAGAAACAATTATATTTCCAAGATTAAACCAAGAAATTTCCGTAGCACAAAGGTATAGACAAACATTTTTTGACCTATTATCAGAAATTAATATTTCTGAAATGGAAAATAGAGTTATATTATATAATGTAGTAGATGCAATATCAAAAGGTTTTATGACATTAAAAGTAGCAGAAAAAGCAGAAAAATATTTATTAGAATTAGGAGAAGCTGCCGAAAGTTCTAGGTTAGAAATTAATGAGATAAATAGGATTACACCTAAATATTTAGGGGCTTTAATAATGGACTATTCAAAAAATTTATTGGATTTTCAATATCCACAAGAGGCTTTAACTTTGTTTGATGGATTTGATACAGAAGACTTTTTAAATATGAAATTAATATCAGAAAAATTAGGATATGAAATAGAAACAGAAAATGATTTGGAAGAATATTTTGTTTCGCCTAGAGGGTTTAGATTATTATATTCAACAAGGATTCCATCAATAATCGTTAGAAATGTTGTAGAAACATTTAAAAACTTAGATACCCTTATGAAAGCTAATATTGATGAGTTAATAAATGTACCAGGGATAGGTAAAAAGCGTGCAGAGAGAATAAGTAGAGCTATAAGAAGGAAAAATGAATTTTCAGAAAAAATATCATCTGAAGCAGGTGAAAATAAATGAAGATTATTAATAACAATAAGCAAGCTACATATCAATATCATATTTTAGAAAAATATGAAGCAGGGATTGAATTAAAAGGTTCTGAAGTTAAATCTTTAAGAGAAGGAAGAGTTAACTTAAAAGATGCTTTTTGTAAAATTGAAAAAGGAGAAATATTTTTATATAACGCACATATTAGTCAATATAAAAATGCTTCATTATTTAATCATGATCCAGAAAGACCAAGAAGATTATTGATGCATAAATATGAGATATTAAAATTAGATCAAAAAGTAAAAGAAAAAGGATTAACTATTATTCCTTTAAAAATGTATTTTAATGAAAAAGGATTGGCTAAAGTTGAAATAGCATTGGTAAAAGGAAAGAAATTATATGACAAAAGAGAAGATATTGCTAAAAGAGATATGGAAAGAAGATTGAGAAAAAGCATTAAATATGATATGTGAGGTGTAATATGAACGGAGCTAAAGCAATTGAAATGAAAGGGGTTACAAGAAATTTTGGAGATGTAATAGCTTTAAATAATATAGACTTTGAAGTGGATGAAGGCAAGATAGTTGGATTATTAGGTCCTAATGGTGCCGGAAAGTCAACTTTAATGAAGATTGTTTCTACTCTTATTTTACCTTCATCTGGAGAAGTTAAATCTTTTGGATATGATGTAGTAAAAGAAAAAAATAAAGTAAGGAATTTTATTAGCTTAGTTTCAGATTATACTGTTTTAGAGGATGAATTAACACCATATGAAAATCTTATTCTTTTTGGGAAAATAAGTAATGTAAAAGGAGATTTAAAAAAAAGAGCATTAAATCTTTTAGAAGATTTTGGACTAACTCAATATAAGAATAGACTAACAAAAAATTTATCATCAGGAAATAAACAAAAATTAAATATAGCTAGATCTTTAATTAAAGATCCCAAATTATTATTATTAGATGAACCAACAATAGCTATTGATGTAGAAACTTCTAGATTCATTAGAGAATATATATTAGATCAAAATTTGAAGAATAATAAGACTATTTTAATCTCTTCACATTATATGTGGGAAGTGGAACAAATAGCTTCAGAGATAGCTATTTTAGTTGATGGGAAAATAATTATTCAGGATAAAATGATTAATATTATGAAAAAATTTGAAGATGAATTATCTATTTTTGAAGTCGAATTAGAAAGTTCAGATTATTTTTCGAAAATAGAAGAATTAAAAAATAATGAAAATATTAGTGGTGTAAAGGTTATATCTTCTACTACTGTTATTATTGAAACGCCAATAAAAAATATTGAGTTTAGTAAATTATTAAAAGACAATAATATTAAATGTACATATAGAAATATGAAATTATCTTTAGAAGATGTATATTCTTATGTAATTAAAGGGAGATTTTAATGGATAGATTAGATAAATTTTTAGTAAACGCTAAAGTTGGATCAAGAAGTGAAGTGAAAAAATTAATAAAAAAAGGATTAATTAAGGTTAATGGTGAGATAATAAAAAAATTTGATTATAAGGTGTCAAATGAAGATATTATAGAATATAATAATGAAGTTGTTGAGGGAAGTAGATTAGTATACATAATGATAAATAAACCAATAGGTTATTTATCTTCTACATATGATTCTAGAGATAAATATGTGTTACAATTGATAGATCATAAATTCAAAGATGAATTATCTATTGCAGGAAGATTAGATAAAGATGCTCATGGGCTTCTTTTCTTAACAAATGATGGAGGACTTGTTCATAAAATAATATCTCCTAATAAAAATATTTTTAAAACATATGAGGTTAAAGTTGAAGGAGATATTACAAAAGAAAAATTAAAAAAATTGGAAAATGGAATTGATTTAAAAGATTTTACTACAAAACCAGCAATTATTGAAAAAGTAGAAGATAATATAATTACAATAAAAATCTCTGAAGGAAAATATCATCAGATAAAAAGAATGATGAAAGCTGTTGGACTAACTGTAGTTGATTTAAAAAGAATAGCTATAGGAAATTTATGTTTGGGAGACTTAAAAGAAGGAGAATGGATTGAAATTGAAAAACCAAATATTTTCAATAACAACTCCCCAGAATAAATAGTATCCTAAAGGTACTTTTTCTTTTTTTGAAAAGATTAAAGATAAAATTACTGAAAAAATTAATATATAAAAAATATTATATCCATAGAATAACGATAATCCAAATAATAATTTTATGTCTCCAAATCCTAATTTATCTTTTTTTGAATAAGGTAATAATATCAAAAGGATTATTATACTTATGGTCAAATTAATAAAATTTGTATTTATTATTCCTATTAAAATTATTGAATAATTAAAAATATCAGGAATATAAAAAGTATTAAAATCAATGAATGCAATCATACCCATTAATAATATTAATATATTAATTTTCCCATATAAAACTACTCCCAAAATAATTGGGAGTAGTATTTTTTTATTTAATTTAAGAGAGTTTATTATTATAAATATGTCTTCTTTAATCCAAGAAAACAGATTTTTCATCATCATTTAAATATTCTTCTAGAATATTTTTTACTCCATAATAATACCAAGAATATTTATCTTTTAACTCTTTTATAAGTTGTCTAGCCTCCTCGCTTCTTCCAGATTTAATCAATGGAACAGTCAATAATAATTTAAAGTGTTCATAATTATCGTTTTTGTTTAAGAATTTCGTTATAAATTTCTCTACTTTATCATATTTACCATTTTGGAACATTATTTTAGACCAAATTTCCAAATCGCTAACATATTCTGGTTGTGAAACTGAAATTTCTTCTTTTAATTCTTCTGCTTCAATATTTCTTTCTAATTTTCTATATATTTCCATTAATTCATATTTAGCTAAAATGCTTTTTGGATATTTGTGTAAGAATTTTTCTAAAATTCTAGCTGCATTTTTAAGATTTCCACTTTGTCTATATGCGTCAGCAATCATAAAATAAGTAACGGTATTTTCTGGCATTAATTCAACTTCTTTTAGCCATACTTCTGCAGCTTTTTCAAATTCTCCTAAATTAAAATATGTTTCTCCTAATTCTGCTAATGCTGCCACATTCCAAGGATCTTGTTTAACTGCTAGCTCTAAATATTTTTTTCCTTCATCAAAATTACCTTCTTCAATTAATACTGAACCGAGTATTTCATAAGCAGGTGTATAATTTGGGTCTATTTCAATCATGAATTTAACAATTTTTTTTAATTCGTCAAAATTATGATGATCTGCGTAATCTAAAATAACGTCATATAATTCGTTTAATGTAGAATGATTAAAATCAGAAGGTTTTAAATTGAATTCATTTAAATATTTAATGAATTCAGAAAAAATGAAAGGTTTGGTAACAAAATTAGATAATATTCCTGGTATATACTCAGAAAATTTCTTAATTTTATTAGCCTCAACCATTAATTTTTCATTTGACTTTAAATCAGCTATCATTAAATCTAAATCTCCTTCATACATAACATCAGCTAATATAACTGGAAAAACTGTTAAAGTATTTATTTCTATTTTTTCTCCATTTAAATCGAATATTGCAATTGTTTTCATAAAATCACCCCTTTATATTTTAATATTGATGTAATTATATTTTATCATTTTTTACATAAAATAATAAATGTTATTTTTTATTGTAAGTTTTAATTTTAATAAAATGATTATGATTATATAGTATTAGTTATAAAAATCTAAAAGTATAGGATGGTAATATATGAAGTTATTTCGATATGTGGGTTATTTTTTTATATTAATTTTAATATATTCATTTTTTTTAGAACCTTTTTCTATTAAAAAAAGTAATTTGAATATTGATATTCCAGAATTTGAATCAAATATAAAAATCATTCATATTACTGATCTTCATATGTATAAATATATATTTTTTCATGATAAAATATTGAATATTATTAGGGAAGAAAAACCAGATATTATTTTATATACAGGAGATTCAATTATAAAAAATACAGATAAAGATGATCTAAAAAAGTTTTTTGAAGAGTTAAGTAAAATAGCCCCAGTATATGTGGTATATGGGAATTGGGATTATTATAATTTAGAAATGGTAAATGAAGTATACAATCAAAAAAATATACATATTATAAATAATAATACTATAAGTATATATTTTGATGATTTTTCATTAAAATTAATAGGTCTTCCAATTTATAAAAAAATAGAATATATTGATACTACTCCAGCAAGTTATACTATAGCACTTGAGCATATACCAGATACAATATTTTATAATAAAGAAATATTTGATCAAGCTAACTTGATTTTAGCTGGCCATACACATGGAGGCCAAGTTTACATACCTTTTCTAACAAAATACTTTATAAAAAAATATTCTTTTTATTTGAGAGGCAAAGTTAACTTTAATGAAAACAAAATAATGTATATTAATAGAGGGTTGGGTGCTTGGTTTAATATTAGATTTTTAGCTCCTCCAGAAATTTTGATTATAACTTTAAATTAAATTTTAATATAATTGTTTATTAAAATATAAATTATTCCTTGACTATGAAAAGAGAATATGTTATAATTTTCCAGACAAAAAAATTATAATATAGAGGTGAAATGCATGAAAAAAGGAATACACCCTGAAATGAAACTTATCACTGTTAAATGTGCATGTGGTGCTGAACATCAAATGTATAGTACAGAAGATAACTTCCGTGTGGATGTTTGTTCTAAATGTCATCCATTCTTCTTAGGGGAAACAAGTTCTCAAATTATTGATACAGAAGGAAGAGTTCAAAAGTTCAAAAACAAATACTCAAAATTTCTTAACTCATAAGTGGGAGGATAACCTCCCATATTATTATATATAAATTATTTTATGGAGGTAGTACTTGTGGCTAAAAGTATGGCATTTGGCGAAACTGTTAAAGTAACTGTTAAGGACATTAAAAAATTCGGAGCATTTGTTACACTAGAATCTGGAGAAGAGGGATTTATTCACATTTCAAAGATTTCAAATGACTATGTTAAAAACATCTCAGACTTTTTAAAAGTTGGACAAGAACTCGAAGGAAAAATCATTGGGAAAACTAAAGATGGGAAAGTAGAACTCTCCTTGAAAACCGAAGATATTCAAAAACAACCAGAAGAAAAGAAAGACGATGAATTCGAAAAGAAACTTACAAGATTCTTAAAAGACAGCGACAGAAAATTATCTGAATACTCAAGAAGACTCGAAAAGAAAAGAGGTGGCAAGGGGAAAAGATAATATTTAATATTTTAGGGGGATTAAGGCAGCTAATAAGCTGCCTTATTTTTTTTCACTTGAAGACGATGATTTAGAATCAGTTATATAATAGCCGCTACCTTTAAAAGATATTCCTATTTTACCGATACTTTTTCTTGCTTTTGAGCCACACTTTTCGCAATAAACTTCGTGTTCTTCATTCATGCCATGCATTATAGTGAATTCATGTTCGCAATTTTCGCAAACATATCTATATATTGGCATTCAATCACCTCCCAGGTCATTATATATTATCTGTAGTTATTTTAGCAATAATTTGTTTAAAAAGTATTTCACATAATTTAACTTCATACAACAAAAGAAAATATAAATTCTTTTTTTTACTTGAATTATCAAAAGTTTTAGTGTATAATATTTTTTGAGATAAAAGAATTATATCAAAGGAGGAATATGAAGTGTCAATTCTAACAGTATTAGCAGTATTAGTTCATATCGCGTTATCTATAGCTTTAATTTACTTTGCATTACAAAGAATGCAAAAAAATGCTGAATTAGGTGGAGCATTTGGTTCAGGTGCTTCTCATACAATGTTTGGAAGAGAAAAAGGATTTGATCCTGCAGCAAAAATGGCTTTATGGGCAGGTATATTATTTATGGTATCTTGTTTTGTAGTAGCAGCACTTCTTGCGAGGTGAATAAATAGTGGATTTTGAAAAACAATTCGAAATAATAAAAAGAAATACAGTTGATCTTATTACAGATGATGATTTAAAAGAACGTTTGAAATCCAAAAAGACTTTAAGAGTTAAGTTAGGTGTGGATCCATCTAGACCTGATCTACATTTAGGTCATGCTGTTGTTTTAAAAAAATTAAGAGAATTTCAAGATTTAGGTCACCAGGTAGTGTTAATTATTGGAGATTTCACTGCTAGAATAGGTGACCCATCAGGTCGTTCTAAGACTAGACCAATGCTTACTAAAGAAGAAGTAGAAAAAAATGCAGAGTCATATAAAAAACAAGCATTTAAGATTTTAGATCCAGAAAAAACAGAAATTAGATATAATGGCGAATGGTTAGATAAAATGTCTTTCTATGATGTTATTAAATTATCTTCCAATTATACTGTTGCCAGAATGTTAGAAAGAGACGATTTTGCTAAAAGATTAGCTAATAATGAACCTATTAGTGTGTCTGAATTTATGTATCCATTAGCACAAGCTTACGATTCTGTTATGGTAGAAGCAGATGTAGAAATTGGAGGTACAGATCAATTATTTAATCTTTTAGTTGGTAGAAAAATACAAGAAGCATATGGTCAAAAACCTCAAGTTGTATTAACAATGCCTATAATTGAGGGTACTGATGGAAGTTTAAAAATGAGTAAGTCATATGATAATTACATTGCTTTTGAAGATGAGCCATTTGATATGTATGGAAAGGTTATGTCTATTCCAGATACTTTAATATTAAAGTACATGAGATTGGCAACCGATATACCAGAAGAGAAGATTTTAGAATATGAAGAAAAAATGAAAAATAATTCTATTAACCCAAGAGATATAAAAATGGTTTTGGCTCATGAAATTGTTAAATTCTTCCATGGGGAAGAAAAAGCTAATTATGCTCAAAACGAATTTATTAAAGTCTTTCAAAAGAAAGATATTCCAGATGAAATGGAAGAAATAATAGTTGAAAATAATGTTTCAGTTATTGATTTATTAATGAGAACAAAAAGTGTTTCAAGCAAAAGTGAAGCAAAACGGCTTATTAATCAAGGTGCTGTTAAATTAAATGATGAAAAAATCAATGATCCATTCCAATTATTAGAGATTAAAGGTGATGAAATCTTAAGAATTGGGAAAAGGAGATTTTTTAAACTTAAAACAAATTAAAAATTTTTCTATTTTTATAGTATAATAATATAGGTGTGGTTTAAAAACAAAAAAATTCAAAATTTAAAAGAGGGGGTAGAGCGTATGCGTAAAACATTATTAGTAGTAGCATTAGTTCTTTTTGGAGTGTTATCATTTGCTTTTAAGGATGTGCCTGCAGATCATTGGGCATATGATTATGTAATGGATTTAGCTAACAGAGGAATTTTACCTATGGAAGACAATTTTAATCCGGATGTTGTATTAACAAAAGCAGAAATTGCTGTATTATTATCTGACACATTAACTTATTTAGAAAATGATCCAGTTTTAGCAAAAGCAGAAGATATTAAAAGAGTAGAAGAAGTTATGAAGATGTTAGATATGAAATTAGGGGATGTTGCATTTTCTGTTGAAGCATTAAAAGGTGAAATTGATAATGTAAAAACAGCAAATGCAAGAAATTTCTTAGAATTAAAATATACTGTATTGGATTTATCCGACAGATTAAATGTATTACCTCAATTAAAAGATGATGTTGCAGTAAATATTGAAAACATTGATGGATTATGGGAAGAATTAGATATGGTTAAATCAGATTTAGACTATGTTTCAGGTATGAATGTTAAAGAACATGAGATGTTAAAAGATATGTTAGCAGGAAAAGCAGATAAAGAAGAATTAGATGCTTTATCAAAAGATTTAACAAAAGCTATGAATGAATTAGAAACATTAACTAAAGTAGCTTATAGAGCATTTAATAATGCTGATATGATTTTAGAAGATATGTTAGCTATGCAAGAAGATTTATATGAATTAGAAGAAAAAGTTAATGAAGTTTCACCAGCAAAATTAGGTGCTATTGAATCAGCAGTAACAGCTAATCAAAATGTATTAATCACATTATCAAAATCAAATAAAGAATTAGCAGGAAAAGTTGAAATGCATGAAGAAAAATTAAATACAGTAGAAGATTCAGCTTCAAAAGCAAATATTATGTCATTAGTTGCTTTATTAGTTGCAGGTGTTGCATTAGTTGTTCCTTTCGTAGTAAAATAATATATCAACTGAATAATTAATTTAACGTTAAAAACTCTTGACTTTTATTTACAAATATGATAGAATAATTACAGTTTATTACAAATAAAATTTATATTTAAGGAGGTTGTTTGCATGAAGAAAGTATTAGTATTATTAGTAGCTTTATTTGCAGTAGCTATGTTTGCTACAACAAATGCAAATGTATCAACAGAAGCTTGGGTGCAAGGAAGTGTTACATTTACTTTAGGGTTCGACGAAAATGGATTAGATCTTAACTTTAGTCAATATGATAACGATCAAGGCTATACATTGCACACAGGTATTTACGTAACAGTACCTACAGGTGTAAATGCAGATGGTTCAGCAACATTATCTGCAAATGTTTCAGGTGGTTTTGGATTAGATAGCTGGACAACATTTGGAATTGATAATATGAGTTATGAGGACGCAAATGTAAAGTTGTATTTAGCTAACTCTCCATATTATGACACATTCTCCTCATACACAGTTGCAAATTATGATAATAATTATGATGGTTTAACAGATGCTCCTTTAGGCGCACACTATGCAGAATTAACAGTAAAACCATTAGGATTAGATGTATTATATGTTGATTTAAACTCTTCCTATGATGTTACTGATCATTCAACATCTACAAAAGATGCTTCATTCTTAAATTCAGATGTTTTTGCAGCAAAAAAATCTTTAGATCTTGGAGCATTTGATTTAACAGCTGCAGGTGCATTTTGGGCATCAGCACCAATGGCAAGAACAGCTGGAGTAGCTTTAGGTTATTCAGCAGATTTTAATTTATCTGGTAAAGATGCTTTAAAAGGATTAGGAATAAATGCAGTATATGGTGCTCAAAGCGCTACAGAAACAGATTTATCAGAAACTGCAATGAGAGTATTTGTAGATTATTCAAAAGATTTTGAAGCTGGAATTGCGACATTATCTCCATATGTATCCTTTACTTATCAAAAAGGATTAGATAAATTAGCATTAGTAAACCAAGCATGGTCAGGAGATGCTTCAAATGTTTATGCTTCTTTAAATACTGCTTTAGACTTTGGTTTATCATTAGGTGTAGAAGGAACATACTATTTATCATCAGCCTCAACACCTGAATATTCAGCATATGTGAGTTATGCACATAAATTTGCTGATTTAGCAAATATTGAAATGTTAAAAGTAACAAGAGCTTGGGATACAACTGATGTTGCAACAAATGTGTTAAGATTCTCTGCTAAATTATCTGGTTCTCAAACATTCGATACAGTGACTGCAGGATATAGCTTATTTGCAAGAGTTCCAAACTTATTGGATAACCCAAGTAAAACATTCTGGTTATATGCAAATCCATATGTAACACTAAAACCTGTAGATAAAGTATCTGTATCAGCTAATTTATATGCTTATATAAATGCTTCTGATTCTACTGCTGATAAAAAAGATGATTTTGGTTATTCAGTAAATGTTGCTTACAATCCAAATTCTGTTATTGAATTAGGAGCTCATTTAGGTAATGAAGTAGCTGGGTATTCTTATGATGATGATTTTGGTGATTTCTATTATTACACAGGTAATGCATCCGGATTAGGTGGATACCACTGGTATGCATACGTAACAGGTACAGTAGAATTTTAATAGATAATAATATTATCAATCCCGGCAATTGCCGGGATTTTTTTAGCGGTATTATTTAATTATCACGGAGGTTTTAAAATGAAAAAAGGAGTTTTTTTATTAATATTCTTTTTTGTTTTCTTCATTTTCTCTTTTGGAATAGATTTTGACATTGATTATTGGTATATTGATTATAAGCTATTATTAGATGAAAACGGAATCGATATAAAAGATAATCTGGATATTTCGTATAAAATTTCTTTTAGTGATTACTTATTTTCAAAAAAATGGGAGTTATCTTTTGAAAATTATAATGGTTTTCCAGAATTTGATGAACTAAAAATTCATTTTAATGATGAATATTCTTTTTTATTTAAATCAAATTATTTTGGAATCAACTATAAAGATAAAATTACCTTATATTATAAAGACTTATCAGATAATTATGTTGTATCCGAAGATAAATCAAGCAAAAATATTTCTTTTAATTTAGAAAATTTATTAAATAATTCAGAATATGGTTTTTTAATAGAAAAATATAAATATAAAAATTTTAGAATTGATTATCTTAATATATATGCAAAAAACAATACAAATACTTATTCGAAAGATATTTATTATTTAAATTCAACAACAAAAAACAATGAAATAGAAAGGTTAAATCAATTAAAATCAACATTAGAATATTTAAAAAATAAATATATCAGTGAATTTTACATTTCTGAACAGGGAACCGATGTTTCTTCAAATTCAACAATTATTGCAATAAACAACTCTATTGAAGAAATTGATGATCAAATTGAAAGTTTAAATTCTTATTCTCAAAAGGAGAATATAGATACTACATATATTGAAAATGGAATATATTCATACTTAAAATATAATGGCTTTTATTTTAC encodes the following:
- a CDS encoding FmdB family zinc ribbon protein; translated protein: MPIYRYVCENCEHEFTIMHGMNEEHEVYCEKCGSKARKSIGKIGISFKGSGYYITDSKSSSSSEKK
- a CDS encoding metallophosphoesterase — encoded protein: MKLFRYVGYFFILILIYSFFLEPFSIKKSNLNIDIPEFESNIKIIHITDLHMYKYIFFHDKILNIIREEKPDIILYTGDSIIKNTDKDDLKKFFEELSKIAPVYVVYGNWDYYNLEMVNEVYNQKNIHIINNNTISIYFDDFSLKLIGLPIYKKIEYIDTTPASYTIALEHIPDTIFYNKEIFDQANLILAGHTHGGQVYIPFLTKYFIKKYSFYLRGKVNFNENKIMYINRGLGAWFNIRFLAPPEILIITLN
- a CDS encoding S1 RNA-binding domain-containing protein translates to MAFGETVKVTVKDIKKFGAFVTLESGEEGFIHISKISNDYVKNISDFLKVGQELEGKIIGKTKDGKVELSLKTEDIQKQPEEKKDDEFEKKLTRFLKDSDRKLSEYSRRLEKKRGGKGKR
- the rpmE gene encoding 50S ribosomal protein L31; protein product: MKKGIHPEMKLITVKCACGAEHQMYSTEDNFRVDVCSKCHPFFLGETSSQIIDTEGRVQKFKNKYSKFLNS
- the tyrS gene encoding tyrosine--tRNA ligase, whose translation is MDFEKQFEIIKRNTVDLITDDDLKERLKSKKTLRVKLGVDPSRPDLHLGHAVVLKKLREFQDLGHQVVLIIGDFTARIGDPSGRSKTRPMLTKEEVEKNAESYKKQAFKILDPEKTEIRYNGEWLDKMSFYDVIKLSSNYTVARMLERDDFAKRLANNEPISVSEFMYPLAQAYDSVMVEADVEIGGTDQLFNLLVGRKIQEAYGQKPQVVLTMPIIEGTDGSLKMSKSYDNYIAFEDEPFDMYGKVMSIPDTLILKYMRLATDIPEEKILEYEEKMKNNSINPRDIKMVLAHEIVKFFHGEEKANYAQNEFIKVFQKKDIPDEMEEIIVENNVSVIDLLMRTKSVSSKSEAKRLINQGAVKLNDEKINDPFQLLEIKGDEILRIGKRRFFKLKTN
- a CDS encoding S-layer homology domain-containing protein, with the translated sequence MRKTLLVVALVLFGVLSFAFKDVPADHWAYDYVMDLANRGILPMEDNFNPDVVLTKAEIAVLLSDTLTYLENDPVLAKAEDIKRVEEVMKMLDMKLGDVAFSVEALKGEIDNVKTANARNFLELKYTVLDLSDRLNVLPQLKDDVAVNIENIDGLWEELDMVKSDLDYVSGMNVKEHEMLKDMLAGKADKEELDALSKDLTKAMNELETLTKVAYRAFNNADMILEDMLAMQEDLYELEEKVNEVSPAKLGAIESAVTANQNVLITLSKSNKELAGKVEMHEEKLNTVEDSASKANIMSLVALLVAGVALVVPFVVK
- the secG gene encoding preprotein translocase subunit SecG gives rise to the protein MSILTVLAVLVHIALSIALIYFALQRMQKNAELGGAFGSGASHTMFGREKGFDPAAKMALWAGILFMVSCFVVAALLAR